One region of Dokdonia sp. 4H-3-7-5 genomic DNA includes:
- a CDS encoding S41 family peptidase gives MKTLITLSIAVFFLFSAFAKAQSTQTCNCVEELSFINEQIKEMTSFKKQMKGDKLSEYTTTLKKLEREVTEQMNVTDCFSKLNTLLSVVKDKHAHIRHIKPVITSEMVDENVALNRFRESELFKNHPKTSTSIEELIATLSEKSFESLEGIYERKDSMTVGVIKKGDAYEGVVLTSSNKGWIPGQIAYRITPNGENMYDVLTSDIPGGKLRYVRGLLHSNGRLWHLKKEATNMISEVKQDQIDWEFKQLTPDTQYVYMGAFSNNEEKVSAYKKFYEETKDKFTAKNIIVDLRDNSGGNSKYSDPFYKIFKKNKMNVYVITNFWCGSNGEQFTLKLRGLKNAKHLGQRTYGALAYGSNYGNLIESPSGHFAIYPTDMNFHKFINYEYVGVQPEIKLSFDRDWITQTLEIIANNN, from the coding sequence ATGAAAACACTTATCACACTTTCAATAGCCGTTTTTTTTCTTTTTTCCGCTTTCGCGAAAGCACAATCTACTCAAACGTGCAACTGCGTAGAGGAACTCTCTTTTATTAATGAACAAATAAAAGAAATGACTTCATTTAAGAAACAAATGAAAGGAGATAAACTCTCAGAATACACAACCACCTTAAAAAAATTAGAGCGAGAAGTAACTGAACAAATGAATGTGACAGATTGCTTTTCTAAGCTCAACACGCTACTATCTGTTGTAAAGGACAAACATGCTCACATACGCCATATAAAGCCTGTAATCACCTCCGAAATGGTAGATGAGAATGTAGCTTTGAACCGTTTTCGCGAAAGCGAACTATTTAAGAATCATCCTAAGACCAGTACGAGTATTGAAGAGCTTATAGCAACATTATCTGAGAAGTCTTTTGAAAGTCTAGAAGGTATTTATGAAAGAAAAGATTCTATGACCGTAGGCGTTATTAAGAAAGGTGATGCTTATGAAGGAGTTGTACTTACCTCTAGTAATAAAGGCTGGATTCCTGGACAAATCGCTTACAGAATTACTCCAAATGGCGAAAATATGTATGATGTACTTACAAGCGATATTCCAGGCGGTAAGTTAAGATATGTGAGAGGTTTATTACATTCTAACGGACGCTTATGGCATCTTAAAAAAGAAGCAACAAATATGATTTCTGAGGTAAAGCAAGACCAAATAGATTGGGAATTTAAACAACTTACGCCAGACACGCAGTATGTATATATGGGTGCTTTTTCTAATAACGAAGAAAAAGTAAGTGCTTACAAGAAATTTTATGAAGAAACAAAAGATAAGTTTACTGCAAAAAATATTATTGTTGATCTACGTGATAATTCTGGAGGTAATTCTAAATATTCAGATCCATTTTATAAAATATTTAAAAAGAACAAAATGAATGTTTATGTCATTACAAACTTCTGGTGTGGAAGTAATGGTGAGCAATTTACTCTCAAATTGAGAGGATTAAAAAATGCAAAACATTTAGGACAGAGAACTTACGGAGCTCTTGCTTATGGTTCTAATTATGGAAATCTAATTGAATCACCATCTGGTCATTTTGCAATATACCCTACAGATATGAATTTTCATAAATTTATCAATTATGAATATGTAGGTGTACAACCAGAAATCAAATTAAGTTTTGACAGGGACTGGATTACTCAAACCTTAGAAATTATAGCAAATAACAACTAA
- a CDS encoding LytTR family DNA-binding domain-containing protein — protein sequence MKKYPFDPSVKHHLIIGLGMALWIFTFLYFTEPLDVSQLHDSERLFILSLYGLLGALCYVTILPFQYWLFKKTKNQWLLINEISFFLLFVIWSFVVMRSFYMYVVVRDEPNPYSLYYYLTSIFLPAVLTISPIVLIGRFGFGKYKQKQIEEQKIEIKGDGNYEGIRLFLSDLIALEASDNYVEIHFQDNGSYRKQLIRARLSHLEKSLPSMMRTHRSYLINPSHFLSYKTEVGKLGLVLSHEIFIPVSKTFTLSTKEALDFTTN from the coding sequence TTGAAAAAATACCCTTTCGATCCTTCCGTAAAACATCACCTTATTATAGGTTTAGGCATGGCTTTGTGGATTTTTACATTTCTATATTTTACAGAGCCACTTGATGTTTCTCAGCTACATGATAGTGAACGTCTATTTATCTTATCACTTTACGGTCTTCTGGGCGCACTTTGCTATGTTACCATACTACCATTTCAATATTGGTTATTTAAAAAAACTAAAAACCAATGGTTACTTATTAACGAGATTAGCTTTTTTCTTCTGTTTGTTATTTGGTCATTTGTCGTAATGCGTAGTTTTTACATGTACGTAGTAGTACGTGACGAACCTAACCCATACTCTCTTTACTACTATCTAACTTCTATTTTTCTTCCTGCAGTTCTTACCATTTCCCCTATAGTTCTCATAGGGCGTTTTGGATTTGGGAAGTATAAACAAAAGCAGATTGAAGAGCAAAAAATAGAAATAAAAGGTGATGGTAATTATGAAGGAATCAGGTTATTCTTATCAGATTTAATAGCATTAGAAGCGTCAGATAATTATGTAGAAATTCATTTTCAAGACAATGGCTCCTATAGAAAACAATTAATTAGAGCTCGATTATCTCACCTAGAAAAATCACTGCCTAGTATGATGAGAACGCATCGCTCTTATTTAATAAATCCTTCGCATTTTTTATCCTACAAAACAGAAGTTGGTAAGTTAGGCCTCGTTCTCTCGCATGAAATCTTTATACCCGTGTCTAAAACTTTTACACTTAGCACAAAAGAAGCCTTAGATTTTACCACAAACTAA
- a CDS encoding DUF1853 family protein, with product MKHINGFLATPSLWSQSAFGLSQFEMPSINLSTFIAQPIPSKLRLGHQIEFIFKQLLDHTERYAVLAHNIQILRGKNTIGELDFIVEDRFRENKKIHIELTYKFYILDDTIKDPIHRLIGPNRKDSFFTKMEKTRDKQLPLVFTPEGRATLSAFNINPEELEQQTYFLAQVFKPYGQLSTIIEPLDGQCIVGYWIRMENFDSSDFKPHSFYITLKNEWLHEPHLERDYINHKNVLKLIADKHINKRAPLLWIKKDNNVLEKCFVVWW from the coding sequence ATGAAGCATATCAATGGATTTTTAGCTACGCCATCACTTTGGTCGCAATCAGCATTTGGCCTTTCCCAGTTTGAAATGCCTAGCATTAATCTTTCAACGTTCATTGCGCAGCCTATTCCTTCTAAACTTAGATTAGGCCATCAAATTGAATTTATATTCAAACAACTCTTAGACCATACAGAGCGATACGCGGTGCTGGCACACAATATTCAGATTTTGAGAGGTAAGAACACTATTGGAGAATTAGATTTTATAGTTGAAGACCGCTTTCGCGAAAACAAGAAAATCCACATTGAACTTACCTACAAATTCTACATTCTGGATGACACGATTAAAGATCCTATACATAGACTTATAGGACCCAATAGAAAAGACAGTTTTTTTACCAAAATGGAAAAAACGAGAGATAAACAGTTACCTCTTGTTTTTACTCCAGAAGGACGTGCTACCCTCTCGGCATTTAATATTAACCCTGAGGAATTAGAGCAACAAACCTATTTTCTAGCGCAGGTTTTTAAACCTTATGGCCAGTTATCAACTATTATTGAGCCACTTGACGGGCAGTGCATCGTTGGATATTGGATACGTATGGAAAATTTCGACAGCAGTGATTTTAAGCCACACTCCTTCTATATTACACTCAAAAATGAGTGGCTTCACGAGCCCCATCTAGAGAGAGATTATATAAACCACAAAAATGTACTTAAACTCATAGCTGATAAGCATATCAACAAGAGAGCACCGCTATTATGGATCAAAAAGGATAATAATGTACTAGAAAAATGCTTTGTAGTTTGGTGGTAA
- a CDS encoding AI-2E family transporter: protein MQSIKPGLLRQAFVIFLIILLGWLIFKEMATYLSGVLGAITLFVLMRKWQGHLVKKRKWNPGVAAGLLMTASFLVILLPIAGLVLMLSSKISKAVENSGKVIDILKTELSSLEASFGMDLASSIDTSSITEWVSNNLQGLVGSTFNIFIAIGIMYFMLYYMLTNRRTFRESLLEYIPLSDKNLKLIGKDSVDLVKSNAIGIPLVALLQGAVALIGFLILGVEDPFFWFAIVTVGSMIPFVGTALGVIPVCIILYAAGDVWQSIVLALYGIIVVGSTDNLFRLVIQKRLADVHPLVTIIGVIVGVPLFGFIGLIFGPIVVSIFLLIVKIYKHEYGKEISNKETEVL from the coding sequence ATGCAATCAATAAAACCTGGATTACTTAGACAAGCCTTTGTTATTTTCCTAATTATACTATTAGGATGGCTTATTTTTAAAGAAATGGCAACCTATCTCTCAGGAGTATTGGGAGCAATCACGCTATTTGTACTAATGCGCAAATGGCAAGGTCATCTTGTAAAAAAACGTAAGTGGAATCCAGGTGTCGCAGCCGGATTGTTAATGACGGCTTCTTTTCTTGTAATCCTTCTCCCTATCGCTGGACTTGTACTTATGCTTAGTTCTAAAATAAGTAAGGCTGTAGAAAACAGCGGAAAAGTTATAGATATCTTAAAAACGGAATTATCATCTTTAGAGGCTAGTTTTGGGATGGATCTCGCTAGTTCAATAGATACAAGCTCCATTACAGAATGGGTTAGTAATAATCTTCAAGGCCTCGTAGGAAGTACGTTTAACATCTTTATCGCTATAGGAATCATGTACTTTATGCTTTATTATATGCTCACTAATAGAAGAACATTTAGAGAATCCCTATTAGAGTATATCCCGCTTAGTGATAAAAACTTAAAGTTAATAGGAAAAGATAGTGTAGATCTTGTGAAGTCTAATGCAATCGGGATACCGCTAGTAGCGCTCTTACAAGGGGCTGTAGCGCTCATAGGTTTCTTAATTTTAGGTGTAGAAGATCCTTTTTTCTGGTTTGCCATAGTAACCGTTGGCTCTATGATTCCATTTGTCGGGACCGCCTTAGGTGTAATTCCAGTATGTATAATCTTATATGCGGCTGGTGATGTTTGGCAATCTATAGTCCTTGCGTTGTACGGAATTATCGTTGTGGGATCTACAGATAATTTATTTAGATTAGTGATACAGAAACGACTTGCAGATGTGCATCCGTTAGTAACAATTATTGGTGTGATTGTAGGTGTGCCTCTTTTCGGTTTTATCGGTTTGATTTTTGGACCTATTGTAGTTAGTATTTTTCTACTTATCGTTAAGATTTATAAGCATGAATATGGCAAAGAGATTTCTAATAAAGAAACCGAAGTACTTTAA
- a CDS encoding VOC family protein has translation MTVRPFHLAIPVDDVEKARVFYRDILNLPEGRSSDHWVDFNFFGHQLVIHYKEKSIVDEVRNEVDGKAVPVPHFGVVLEWNQFQKFAKEIAPHVTFVIAPYTRFEGLVGEQSTMFFYDPCGNALEFKAFKDDSQIFAT, from the coding sequence ATGACAGTACGACCATTCCACCTCGCTATCCCCGTAGATGACGTAGAGAAAGCAAGAGTTTTTTATAGAGATATTTTAAATCTACCCGAAGGTCGCAGCAGTGACCATTGGGTAGATTTTAATTTTTTTGGGCACCAGCTAGTGATTCATTATAAAGAAAAATCAATAGTTGATGAAGTTCGCAATGAGGTGGATGGTAAAGCTGTGCCTGTTCCTCATTTTGGAGTGGTTTTAGAATGGAATCAATTTCAAAAATTTGCTAAGGAAATTGCACCCCACGTTACTTTTGTAATAGCTCCATATACCCGCTTTGAAGGACTTGTAGGAGAACAGTCTACTATGTTTTTTTATGACCCTTGCGGCAATGCTTTAGAATTTAAAGCCTTTAAAGATGATTCTCAAATCTTTGCAACATAA
- the ppgK gene encoding polyphosphate--glucose phosphotransferase, with protein sequence MQILGIDIGGTGIKGVPVDLETQEYLGERFRIETPRPAKPKAIAKCVQELVKHFNWTGPIGVGFPTVVVDGKAMAYGNMHKSWQGVQIDELFTEKTGLPCSAINDADAAGLAEVRYGAGKNLKGLVAVITVGTGIGSGLFYNGQLIPNFELGRLPYKKKPIEQYAANSVRKAEDLTYKEWAERFNFFLKNVELICTPNHYIIGGGISKHMEEFEKYLTTDIPIVAAKTKNHAGIIGAACGYLDKMERK encoded by the coding sequence ATGCAAATACTAGGCATAGACATAGGCGGAACTGGAATTAAAGGAGTTCCCGTAGATCTCGAAACTCAAGAATATCTAGGAGAACGTTTTAGAATAGAAACACCGCGTCCAGCAAAACCCAAAGCTATTGCAAAGTGTGTACAAGAACTTGTGAAACATTTTAATTGGACAGGTCCCATAGGTGTAGGTTTTCCTACAGTCGTGGTTGATGGTAAAGCCATGGCTTACGGAAATATGCATAAAAGCTGGCAAGGTGTTCAAATAGACGAGCTTTTTACCGAAAAAACAGGACTTCCATGCTCTGCCATAAATGATGCAGATGCAGCTGGCCTTGCAGAAGTAAGATATGGCGCCGGAAAAAATCTAAAAGGTCTTGTAGCGGTAATAACCGTAGGAACTGGAATAGGTTCTGGATTATTTTATAATGGCCAGCTCATCCCTAATTTTGAATTAGGTCGTTTACCATACAAGAAAAAGCCTATTGAACAATATGCAGCAAACTCTGTACGCAAAGCAGAAGACTTGACTTACAAAGAATGGGCAGAGCGTTTTAATTTTTTCTTAAAAAATGTAGAGTTGATTTGTACTCCTAACCACTACATCATAGGTGGTGGCATAAGCAAACACATGGAGGAATTTGAAAAATATCTTACTACAGATATCCCTATTGTCGCTGCCAAAACGAAAAATCATGCAGGTATTATAGGAGCAGCTTGTGGGTATCTTGATAAAATGGAACGTAAATAA
- a CDS encoding M14 family zinc carboxypeptidase, with the protein MRLLLTLTTLLLSCLNTLAQTGSVDMDYYLPKDVTYDQSIPTPESIIGYTPGEWHVSHDKLSEYMRTLAAASDRITIENRGKTFEGRPILLLTITSPSNHNNLEAIRAEHVKLTENGNSSLNTSGMPIVVYQGLSIHGNEPSGANAGLVAAYYLAAAQGPKIDDLLKNTVILFDPSFNPDGLQRFAYWANTNKSININPDPQDREYNEVWPGGRTNHYWFDMNRDWLPVQLPESRARINTFHNWYPNILTDHHEMGSNSSFFFQPGIQSRTHPLTPALNQELTKQIGNYHAAALDKIGSFYYTEESFDDFYYGKGSTFPDINGGIGILFEQGSSRGHAQETENGLLEFKFTIRNQFTAILSTLEAAQGMRSKLLDYQRDFFNNARGEKANGAYVFGSEKDASSSYHLAEILKRHKIKVHEVAKDFTEGNSNFKKGMSYMVPKNQKQSRLIKAMFEKRTTFQDSLFYDISAWSFPLAFGVDFSENASLNNAGNEIQELSMKPTPAVASSTYAYLMEWHDYYTPKALNSILNKGIRAKVGMEQFTLEGATYDYGTIMIPVQNQSLNPQELNAFINEVAQDAHITIKAVSTGLTQGIDLGSNQFRALKPAKVAIIVGEGINPYDAGEIWHLFDTRYNMRITKLDTKSLGRTDLSQYTDIILPNLWGSAIDKGTTEDLKQWVRDGGTLIGYKNVANWFKGNKMLNISFEETKNPAKNVSFEQRRDFSGAQVIGGAIFEAKQDRSHPINFGYTGDKVSLFRNTTIFVKADSTSYKNPIQYTKTPLQAGYISKINLKAIPETRPFVHQSSGRGEVILFTDNTNFRAFWYGTNKLLMNAIFFGSEM; encoded by the coding sequence ATGCGTTTATTACTTACACTTACTACCCTACTATTAAGTTGCCTTAACACACTTGCTCAAACTGGCAGTGTAGATATGGATTACTATCTTCCTAAAGATGTAACTTATGATCAATCTATTCCTACACCAGAAAGCATTATAGGCTATACGCCTGGAGAATGGCACGTAAGTCATGATAAACTTTCTGAGTACATGCGTACACTCGCAGCTGCTAGTGATAGAATTACAATAGAAAACAGAGGTAAAACTTTTGAGGGTCGCCCTATTCTTTTACTTACAATAACTTCTCCTAGCAATCATAACAACCTAGAAGCAATACGCGCAGAGCACGTAAAACTTACAGAAAACGGAAACAGTTCTTTAAATACTAGTGGTATGCCTATCGTAGTATATCAAGGCCTTTCTATACATGGTAATGAGCCTTCTGGGGCAAATGCTGGACTTGTAGCTGCCTACTATCTTGCCGCTGCACAAGGCCCTAAAATCGATGATTTACTTAAGAACACAGTTATCCTTTTTGATCCCTCATTTAATCCAGATGGTTTACAACGATTTGCATACTGGGCAAATACTAATAAGAGTATAAACATCAATCCTGATCCACAAGATCGTGAATATAATGAGGTATGGCCTGGTGGACGTACTAACCACTACTGGTTTGACATGAACCGCGACTGGCTTCCTGTACAACTTCCAGAATCCCGTGCTCGCATCAATACCTTCCATAACTGGTATCCTAATATTCTTACAGATCACCACGAGATGGGATCTAACAGTAGTTTTTTCTTCCAGCCAGGAATACAATCACGTACACACCCACTTACGCCTGCCTTAAACCAAGAGCTCACAAAGCAAATAGGTAATTACCACGCAGCAGCACTAGATAAAATAGGTAGCTTCTACTACACAGAAGAAAGCTTTGATGATTTTTACTATGGAAAAGGATCTACATTTCCAGATATAAATGGAGGTATTGGGATTCTTTTTGAACAAGGAAGTAGCCGCGGCCACGCTCAAGAAACAGAAAATGGATTACTAGAATTTAAATTCACCATACGCAATCAGTTTACTGCTATCTTATCCACATTAGAAGCAGCGCAAGGAATGCGTTCAAAATTACTAGACTATCAGCGCGATTTCTTTAATAACGCTCGAGGCGAAAAAGCGAATGGTGCCTACGTTTTTGGAAGTGAAAAAGACGCTAGTAGCTCTTATCACCTTGCCGAAATACTAAAACGTCATAAAATTAAAGTGCATGAAGTAGCTAAAGATTTTACCGAAGGTAATAGCAACTTCAAAAAAGGAATGAGCTATATGGTTCCAAAAAACCAAAAACAAAGCCGTCTTATAAAAGCAATGTTTGAAAAACGAACTACATTTCAAGACAGCTTATTTTATGATATTAGCGCTTGGTCTTTCCCACTAGCTTTTGGTGTAGACTTCTCAGAAAACGCATCTTTAAATAATGCTGGAAATGAGATTCAAGAACTATCAATGAAACCAACGCCTGCCGTAGCTTCAAGTACCTATGCATACTTAATGGAATGGCATGACTACTATACTCCTAAGGCACTTAACAGTATCTTAAATAAAGGAATAAGAGCAAAAGTTGGCATGGAGCAATTCACCCTAGAAGGTGCTACTTATGACTATGGGACTATTATGATTCCTGTGCAAAATCAATCATTGAATCCGCAAGAGTTAAATGCCTTTATAAATGAGGTAGCTCAAGACGCTCATATAACCATCAAAGCTGTAAGCACCGGACTTACACAAGGAATAGATCTGGGTAGTAATCAATTTAGAGCGCTCAAGCCTGCAAAAGTTGCCATTATTGTAGGAGAAGGCATTAACCCGTACGATGCAGGAGAAATCTGGCATCTATTCGATACACGTTATAATATGCGTATCACAAAACTTGACACTAAGAGTTTAGGACGCACAGACTTATCTCAATACACAGATATCATTCTACCTAATCTATGGGGAAGCGCTATAGATAAAGGGACTACAGAAGATCTTAAACAATGGGTACGCGATGGTGGTACACTTATAGGATATAAAAATGTAGCCAACTGGTTCAAGGGGAACAAAATGCTGAATATTTCCTTTGAGGAAACTAAAAATCCTGCTAAGAATGTGAGCTTTGAGCAGCGCAGAGATTTTAGCGGTGCGCAAGTAATAGGAGGAGCAATCTTTGAAGCAAAGCAAGATAGATCTCACCCTATTAACTTTGGATATACAGGAGATAAGGTTTCCTTATTTAGAAACACCACTATTTTTGTTAAAGCCGACTCTACCAGTTATAAAAACCCTATCCAGTATACTAAGACTCCTTTACAAGCTGGTTATATTTCCAAAATTAACCTAAAAGCAATTCCAGAAACAAGACCATTTGTACACCAAAGTAGTGGACGTGGAGAGGTTATTTTATTTACAGATAATACAAACTTTAGAGCGTTCTGGTATGGTACTAATAAATTATTAATGAACGCTATCTTCTTTGGTAGCGAGATGTAA
- the hisIE gene encoding bifunctional phosphoribosyl-AMP cyclohydrolase/phosphoribosyl-ATP diphosphatase HisIE translates to MEIDFKKYENGLVPAIIQDSRTKNVLMLGFMNNEAYEKTIATNKVTFYSRSKQRLWTKGEETKNYLLLDNIKNDCDNDALLIQVTPQGPTCHKGTDTCWGERNKSNFSFLTQLEEIIEDRWNNRENADSYVASLFNSGINKVAQKVGEEAVEVVIEAKDDNDHLFLNESADLLFHIMVLLQAKGFHLRDVEKTLISRHK, encoded by the coding sequence ATGGAAATAGATTTTAAAAAATACGAGAATGGTCTCGTACCAGCAATCATTCAAGATTCAAGAACTAAGAATGTCTTGATGCTAGGTTTTATGAATAATGAGGCTTATGAGAAGACGATTGCTACAAATAAAGTAACATTCTATAGTCGCTCTAAGCAACGTCTATGGACAAAGGGAGAGGAGACTAAGAATTACTTATTGCTAGATAACATCAAGAACGATTGTGATAATGATGCACTGCTTATCCAGGTAACACCACAAGGACCTACGTGTCACAAAGGAACAGATACTTGCTGGGGAGAGCGCAATAAAAGTAACTTCAGTTTCTTAACTCAACTAGAAGAAATTATAGAAGATCGTTGGAATAATAGGGAAAATGCAGATTCATATGTTGCCTCCTTATTTAATAGCGGTATCAATAAGGTAGCCCAAAAAGTAGGAGAAGAAGCAGTAGAGGTTGTAATAGAAGCAAAGGATGATAATGATCACTTATTCTTAAATGAAAGTGCAGATCTTCTTTTTCACATCATGGTACTATTACAAGCAAAAGGTTTCCATTTACGTGATGTAGAGAAAACTCTTATATCCAGACATAAATAA
- the hisF gene encoding imidazole glycerol phosphate synthase subunit HisF, whose protein sequence is MITKRIIPCLDIKNGRTVKGTNFVNLRDAGDPVELAKLYSNTGADELVFLDISATEERRKTLADLVLRVASQVNIPFTVGGGISSVEDVDILLQNGADKVSINSSAVKRPELINELVAKFGSQCIVVAIDAKFIDGEWIVHLVGGKVPTELNLFDWAKEVEVRGAGEILFTSMDNDGTKDGFANEALARLSESLNIPIIASGGAGNMQHFADTFIEGKADAALAASVFHFKEIEITDLKQELTSQGIAMRL, encoded by the coding sequence GTGATTACAAAACGAATTATCCCTTGTCTTGATATTAAAAATGGTAGAACTGTAAAAGGAACTAACTTTGTAAACTTGCGTGATGCTGGAGATCCAGTAGAGCTTGCAAAGCTATACTCTAATACTGGTGCAGATGAGCTTGTTTTTCTAGATATATCTGCAACAGAAGAACGTCGTAAGACCCTTGCAGATCTAGTATTGCGAGTAGCATCACAAGTAAATATCCCATTTACAGTAGGCGGAGGAATCTCATCTGTAGAAGATGTAGATATCTTACTACAAAACGGAGCAGATAAAGTTTCTATTAATTCTAGTGCTGTAAAAAGACCAGAATTGATAAATGAATTAGTAGCAAAATTTGGTTCTCAGTGTATCGTCGTAGCTATAGATGCAAAGTTTATAGATGGCGAGTGGATAGTACATTTAGTAGGTGGTAAAGTACCTACAGAGCTAAATCTTTTTGATTGGGCAAAAGAGGTAGAAGTTCGTGGAGCAGGAGAAATCTTATTTACCTCAATGGATAATGATGGTACAAAAGACGGATTTGCAAATGAAGCACTAGCGAGACTTTCTGAAAGTTTAAATATACCGATTATCGCCAGTGGTGGTGCGGGAAATATGCAACACTTTGCAGATACTTTTATAGAAGGTAAGGCAGACGCAGCACTAGCGGCAAGTGTATTTCACTTTAAAGAAATAGAAATAACAGATTTAAAACAAGAGTTAACTTCGCAAGGAATAGCGATGAGATTATAA